Genomic segment of Triticum aestivum cultivar Chinese Spring chromosome 6A, IWGSC CS RefSeq v2.1, whole genome shotgun sequence:
GTCCCGGATGATCCCGTAGTTGTCGAAGTAGCTGCAATGCAACCCAACAAGGAAGCCATTATCTACCTGTTGAATCCATTGGCCAATGAATGAACATTCTTATCAGATCCGACTGGACGCCGGAGTAGCGCAGACCGGCCTCGACCCTCGGTGCCGAAATCTTCGGAGAATATGAGCTGCACATTCCGAATGTAGTCCCTCGACCACAGTGGCTGGAACACAAGGTTGGAGAAACGGAGGACCGACAGGTTTTCGACCAGCTCCTTGCCCAGATAATGGTCAATCCTGTCACATTCCACTGTTAAATTCTACTACTAGATAAGAAATAGGGGGAGTCTCTGAAACTGTTGCTCTCATTGCACATTGCTCTCATTGCTGAAAACACCCTGCATTTATATGTTACCTGAAGATTTGCTCCTCCTCTAAATACATCTTCAGGGATCGGGTAAGCTCCCCCGAGGACTCAGAATCGCGGCCGAATGGCTTCTCCACTATAAACCTCGTCCAGCCACTCCCACTCGGCAGTGAAGCGGTGCGGCTGGCGGATCTTACCACGTCCACGAATATATTTGGTGGGATAGACAAGTAGAACAGCCTGTTTGGTAGCTTTCCAGCCTGATTGATGACAAACATTTGGCCTCAACTCCTTTTTTCTATGCAATATTTGCCATGAATTCTGCAGTGCAATTACTTGGTATCTCTTTTACTTTGCGAATAGCTACTTGGTATCTCATAGTAAAGGGCTAGAAAAACTACTATGAATTCGGGATTACCTCTTTTTCTGTAAGCTTTCTATCCAATTCGCAAAATCCTTCCTCTGAGTTGTACTGTCCGGACTGATAGAAGCATCTCTTCAGAAATTGATCCATCTTCTCACTGCAGTTCGCCCTGTTTCGACATTCGAATATGATGTGTTACACTCTGAATATATGAAGCTCTACGACAATGGACAACATAAATTGAGTTCACCTTTTTTTATGGATAAACTAGATAGACCTAATGCAAAATCAAACAAACATTTGAGGATACATTGTGCCATGTCATTGTACATACTACAGTTTCGTTGCCAAATTTGGCTCTTAAATCAGATAACTGAAGCAGGTTGACACCCAGTGCAAGGGGCAAACTCAGATAATTACAAGTAAAACCAACACAGACGACTCAGCATAGCATAGGGACCAAGCATGAGGGTTTGTAAGCAGTACCTCTGATCAATCCGGCAGGTTAGGGTCATGCTAATCATGTTCCTGAGCTCTTCATCGCTCATTTTGCTACGAGCATAACCAAAGATTGTAAAATGCTGCATTGACAGAGGTTAACTAAAACAAATGACTAGCATTGCTCCAAAGCCCAGACAGAAGAACCACACAAAGCTAACTGAAACCTCGGGGAGCCAGTCCTCGTAGAACAAGGCGAAGAGCGCCGGGAAGATCTTCTTCTTGGCAAGATCCCCGGAGGCTCCGACGACTGTGATGCTGACGGTGTGCTCTCCCTGCTCCGGCGCCGGGCCTCCAGCTCCAGACGGCTTAGCATCTAGCGCCCCTGCAACAACCACTTCTCGGTACGATATTCTTGCACAAGCAGCAGCGAGTTCAGACAGCCGTGCTGGGTGCACGTCCGAGTACCATCGCTGAAGGAGGCCCCGATCTGCGGGTGCCCGTTTGAAGACTTCGCCCTGAGGAGGCACCTTCTTGCTGCAGCATGGATCCTCTGAGGTGGGCAATGGCGGTGCGGTTTGGCGCTTGAATTGGACGGGTGGACAGAGGAGAAGGCGGCTGGATGGAGGTGGAAGCGTAAGTCGACGGCGGCCATTGGCTCGGGGAAGGAAACAAGAATAGTTGGGAGTGTCGAACTATCAATCCATCTGAATCTGATGTGGAGAAATTGATTTGGATGCTTGGCTCTCACGATTGGGGCTTCGATGTTCTTGATAAATTGCTTCCTGACAGTTGGGCTGGGAGATTGGGGGCAGTGGTCCAAGCACATGTGGTCACAAATCATTCCTTCAAATACTCCAAAAGATAGTAATTGCTCCCAGATATTTCTTTCCTCTTTTGTTTATTATCCTTTTCATCCCATTGGTTTGCCAACatatttattttttgataaaaaGCAATTTTTATTGACTTAAAATGTAGCATTAAGCGGTTACAAACCATGATGGGCAACACCCAGCCTCTGCATAGTTAGAATGGGCACATCCAATACCAACACTTTGATAAAAAAAGACATATCAACAACATAAAATTCATATGACCACACTATGTCTATGTTAAAGGTGGTGGTGGACTAATCTGGAGATTATGCTGCCATCCATGTTAGATAAAAACATCCATGATCACCATCTCCAACTGCGTACACACCGTCATAAACAACGATTGACACTTTGATCGGTATAGCATAGACCGTATATGAAGCGAGTACGTACAGCTGAGAATAACCTGCAAAGTAAAACAACTTTTGTCATTAAAAACCAAATCCTTTCTACATAGTCAAAGCAATCATAACAGGTATAGGCTCCCATCCTTATTAATATTTTGAACCTACTTGGATCGTCCAACCAATGAtcaaaaaatattggcaacacttatGGGCGAATACAAATTAGACGCTACTTGGATGATTGACCATTAGAATGTGCAAAATTGCACCAAAAAAATGGGGTGTTTGATTGTCTCATCGGGCGAGGTTGTCCTTGCTTAGTACAACTTCCCTTCAAAGATACCACGTGAAGATTTCaacttttagtggaatctttgGCTTCTCAattttcttcttattattatccACTAGAACCTCAGAATGCGTAAGCCCGATACATAGAGTCAACCGTGAAAGACCAAATGTAGTGAGATTCCGGTGAAACACATCTCGTCCATGTGTCGGGTTAATCGACTCCAATCGGGATAGAAGATTTTACCTTGACATAAGACGGGGCCAATCACATCCCGCCTGAGAGAAATATCTGGAGGGGATGAACTAAGCACCTGTGTAATAGTATCATTCTTATCGAGGACAATGTGGTATAAAGCGGGATATTGTTCTCGGGGAATCGTGGACAACGCGGTATAAAGCAGGATATTATTCTCGAAGACTAGCATTGCCAAGCCACTTGTCCACCTAGAAACGAATCTCCGACCCATCTTTTATTGCGAAGGATCCAAAGAAGAAAAGATATTTCTTTGATCCCATTAGTTCATCCCAAAGGTGTGAGTCTCCAGGTTTCCAATATATCTGAGACACCGATTTTTGACCCAGATACTTTGTGCGCGACAGGGTTTGCAGACGTCAACCTTAGTAAGTAGTCTGAATACCCATTTACTAAGTAAGGCACCATTCTTGACCTAAAGGTCATGAATgccaaggccaccttggtctttcggcctacaaaccacgctTCATTTGGCTAgcatgttcttttttcttttcactGTCTTGTTGCCAAAAGAAGCTGGATCTGAAATTAATCCAGCCTCTGCAAGATCCCTTTTGGGAGTTGAAAAAAATCATCTAGGGAACCATATTTGTTTGAacagaattgatcaagaccaaccGTCATCTAACATATAGCAACTTGCTTTTCCAACTGCTCAACCATTTCTCCAAGCGTTCCTCTACATCTTTCCACTGCGCCTTAGTGGGACGCTGATAATGAATCGGAATTCCTAAATATTTAATCGGGAAAGGGCCTTGCGCACAACCAAACAAGTCGGCGTAATCAGCAGCTGCCACACTGActtctccaaagcagaacaattcacttttatggaagttaattttgaggccCGACATCTGCTCAAATGTTGAAAGCAATAGTTTCAAGTTTCGAGCCTTGTCCAGGTGATGTTCCATCAAAATAATCATATCATCGgtattgtaacaccccgagaccattgcgccaggtgtcttccggtgtttcattgttgttgccttgtcatttgcttgtgtgtcgcatcttgccatgtcatcatccgcattgcatctgcatgttttcaaaacttgcatccgtccgggttccccaatTCCGTCtgttgttcgttctgagcccagacacactcgcacgcgcccgcggcacgtccgaatattattttataagtggccagaaaatattctcggaatgggttgaaagttggcgtgcggtcttattttagtgtagatagaccgtctgtcaagtttcatcgcatttggagtctgtttgatagcccaacgaATAACTATatcggcagtatagccggtctcttcgtcggacgttttcggtctccgaaaacagtcgccgggcctccctcttttctcttctctcagctcaagaccgtctacacagctcactacctaccgccaggtccaacctaacctctctcatcagcccgcagcccccctcgcacgcgtccgaaagttgtcccgaacccgacccggactgtcgtcaccgttggatccagaacatccccaaacatctacaaaacatcaccgtttcctTATTTGGAATCCCTACCTATTTTATTCTCGTCCGTTGGATTTTGATCCGATGATCCAAATCCCTCTCCTTTAATCCTTTTGCTATATATAAgaggaccaaaccctaaaatctagggagatgtcccatccatcaaatcctcctccgccgccactgtttttctcccacctcgggatcccctttGCACCAACCACACACTACCTCTCAATCCCCACTCAGCCAACCACCGAGACCACAACCACCTCCTCCCACCTcaggatcctcccagatccccatCGTCAAACCCACACACCTCGCCGATCTCCGCTGCTCTTCGCTTCCCAACCGGTGCCAACCACCGAGACCATAGCCAGACCTCCCCtgctcctttccttctccttccctgcctctactccctcctctcacatctctctctttctctctgtacAGCTGCAAGAGGGAGCACGCCAGGCGCCATGGCCGCCGAAGGAACTCCGCCGCCTCACCGAATCCACGCCTCCATCTCTCCCCTGCATCAAGGTCGCCATCCCTGCCGGACCTGCAGGACGCCAAGTCCAACGCCATGGGCACCTCCTCTGCCCGATCCCGCCTCTGTCTCGACTTCGCCGTGCTCCTCCTCTGCCCCGAGCCTCTGCCGTGACCAGCACCCGAGTAGTAGGGCCGCCAGCGCGCCCGTTGCCTCCTCCTTGCGCGCCTGCCACCCTCGCCTTCTCTCTTCTTCCCATTTTTCGTTCGGCTTCTTTGATtgactatctctctctctctctccctgtccTTGCCTCGAACAGGAGCACCAGCCGGCGCCACCATCATCGGAGATGGGCTCCCGCCGGCTGAATCCGACGTGGCCCGTGTCCTCAGCCTCGTCCCCGCCTCCAGGGCGCCGCGCCGTCCACAGGAGACCACCTGCGCTGCTCGCCAAGTCCCTGTCGCTCCTGCATCCCCTGCAACGAGCTGGAGCTCGCCCGATGCCACCTCGCCTCCCTGACCCGATTGGACACCAGATCCGGCCATCTCCGACGCATACCCGCCGGTTCCCGTCGACCCCGTCGCCAGAACCTCCCCGGCGCCTGCGTCGCCCTGAACCTGTCGCTGCAGTTTTTCTTCAGAACGAGAAGAGCAGCTCACCGCCCCGCTCGACCGGATTGACCGCACCTCCACGCGCCTGGGCTGCCTCCTCTTCGTTCGTTGACCGAGGCCCAGTCCCCACCTCCACAGATCTGGGcctttggcccatggtgagcagcaccCGAGCCCCTGTGCAATGTTGGGCCGGCCTCTGTTTCAGCCCATAGGTTTTTTTCCTTTGTGCGATTTTATCATTTTCCAGATACTGTGGTTTTTTACAGAAAAGCCCCttttcttcatgcatttaataacttcacaaccgtgcatcagatctaaataaattatatatgaaagttgcttagaattttgtctagtttaataatatgcaactttcatccatgtttgaaatgtttaaaatgctgtttgattaaatttgctcctatgtcatgttaaaatgctttaattcataactaaataaccgtagctccaaacttaacaaactttatatgtaaatggggtagaaaaatgcctagtttaacatggtggcatcactttgcatgtttaacaactataaaatttagtttagggcagaacagcatcaaacctaatatatgcatatggggatttaccgaaattgttgtttgttgcttccggcctcatttaaacttgactagataggtagttttattttgcttcaccctcttaccatgccaacaacatttaatattgttgggtacataaacgagatcgaactaaataacttgaatgtggtgtttcgtcaatatgcaacggagttgcatattgagctccacttaatttgtaggattgtttgtgcactttgccatgccatgcatatttaaaccggacatgcatcatacttgattgtgcatcatgccatgattatgtgatgtttATTTACTATGTTATTTGCTCCTTTCCGGGTTACTTCTCGCATTATCTTCGTttttcgtttcggagttgtgaggatccgctCATCTACGTCCggctgtcttcttcatggactcgttcttcttccttgcaggatttcaggcaagatggccataccctcgaaatcacttctatctttgcttgctagttgctcgctcttttgctatgcctatgctgcgatacctaccacttgcttatcatgcctcccatattgttgaaccaagcctctaacccaccttgtcctagcaaaccgttgtttggctatgttaccgctttgctcagcccctcttatagcattgttagttgcaggtgaagattgaagtttgttccttgtttgaacatggagatattgttccttgttggaacatgtttacttgttgggatatcacaatatctcttatctaattaatgcatctatatacttggtaaagggtggaaggctcggccttatgcctggtgttttgttccactcttgctgccctagtttccgtcatatcggtgttatgttcccggattttgcgttccttacgcggttgggtataatgggaaccccttgacagttcgctttgaataaaactcctccagcaaggcccaaccttggttttacctttcgccacctagacattttcccttgggttaggccaacccaaggtcatctttattttaactccccgggccagtgcttgtctaagtgttggtccgaaacaaagccacttgcggcgccacctcgaggaaacttgagggatggttttagatatacgtagtgttcatccggtgttgccctgagaacgagatatgtgcagctcccatcaagatgtcggcacatcgggcggtcttgctggacttgttttaccattgtcgaggatgtcttgtaaccgggattccaagcctgatcggggcttcccgctagaaggaatatccttcgttgactgtgagagcttgtgatgggctaagttgggacacccctgcagggttataaacttttgaaagccgtgcccgtggttatgggaagatgggaatttgttaatgttcggttgtagaaaacctgaagttgaccttaattaaaatacatcaaccgcgtgtgtaaccgtgatggtctcttttcggcggagtccgggaagtgaacacggtgttggagttatgcttgacgtaggttgttctaggatcacttcttgatcatagtttctcgatcgtgctttgccttctcttctcgctctcatttgcgtatgttagccaccatatatgctagtcgcttgccgcagctccacctcataccttaccttacccataagcttaaatagtcttgatcgcgagggtgtgagattgctgagtccccgtgactcacagatacttccaaaaccagtttgcaggtgccgttgaaccgagcaggtgacgcaaccaagctcaaggaggagctcgatgaagatcttgtcctttgtgttgtttcgttctagttgatcagtagtggagcccagtcaggacgatcgggaatctgtgtagcatttggggtagtcttcttttattttggctccgtagtcgagccttgattgtatttggatgatgtaatgctttattcatgtaattgtgtgaagtggcgagtgtaagccaactatctaTCTCTGTcccttatatattacatgggttgtgtgaagattacctcacttgcgacattgctttcaattcggttatgcctctaagtcgtgcttcgacacgtgggagatatagccgcatcgagggcgttacaggtatATTGCAGAATAGAGAGGTTACCATCCAcaaggttgaaggaaatatgccctagaggcaataataaagttattatttatttccttatttcataataaatgtttattattcatgctagaattgtattaaccagaaacataatacatgtgtgaatacatagacaaacagagtgtcactagtatgcctctacttgactagctcgttgatcgaagatggttatatttcctagccatagacatgagttgtcatttgattaacgagatcacatcattaggataatgatgtgattgacttgacccattccattagcttagcacttgatcgtttagtttgttgctattgctttcttcataacttatacatgttcctatgactatgagattatgcaacttccgtttgccagaggaacactttgtgtgctaccaaacgtcacaacgtaactgggtgattataaaggtgctctacaggtgtctccgaaggtacttgttgggttggcgtatttcgagattaggatttgtcactccgattatcggagaggtatctctgggccctctcggtaatgcacatcacttaagccttgcgagaattgtaactaataagttagttgcgggatgatgtattacggaacgagtaaagagacttgccagtaacgagattgaactaggtattgagataccgacgatcgaatctcgggcaagtaacataccgatgacaaagggaacaacgtatgttgttatgcggtctgaccgataaagatcttcatagaatatgtgggagccaatatgagaatccaggttctgctattggttattaaccggagacgtgtctcggtcatgtctacatagttctcgaacccgtagtgtcgtggaattgtcacggcagatgtccttagtgtcaggacttagtcgcgaggccaacgcatctatgtggtagcttgagaggggttgagcgggacgagagacgcgatgttttacccaggttcggcccctcatggtggaggtaaaagcctacatcctgcttcattgatattgatgatgatgatcacggttacaagagtgctctatctcgagagctattgtctaaacctaacttgtccaacttgtggaacttgtgaatcttgtccccttttggggagccctgcccctccttatatatgttggaggggcgggttacatgtagagtcctattaggattaggactagtctatctctaatacaaaccggatacaagtccaggtcttaactccttgtaagataaatgttcctcatgcctttcctcttaaaccagcccaccattatcataaaccggcatgttgggccttgggccttgtcatccatctggaacacgtgccgggtcaccaatgagtcttcaggctcgtgaatcgtcataccagtgaaccgccagacacgtaaaccgccaatcacgtaaatcgccaatcacgtaaaccgccaatcctctggcggtttaccaatgaaacgcctagttcgaccgggttatacttctggccggtttacaccgcggggtatatccccgacattagcccccaagtttagcttggatttattcatggtaaacttatgctgcaaaataaacacaagaacaaatttgacaggtcatgctccgggttaagaatttttgtaaaccggtacctgatcatccttaagtccttgttatttcctccttctgggaaatccgggtcaacagaccagcttcataatcaatttgccgacattggtttgtcacgagaaatattgtgaagaataactcctttgactcagctcccaaagcgccaactgtcgtggaattgtcacgatagatgtccttagtgtcaggacttagtcgcgaggccaacgcatctatgtggtagcttgagaggggttgagcaggacgagagacacgatgttttacccaggttcggcccctcacgctggaggtaaaagcctacatcctgcttcattgatattgatgatgatgatcacggttacaagagtgctctatctcgagagctattgtctaaacctaacttgtccaacttgtggaacttgtgaatcttgtccccttttggggagccctgcccctccttatatatgttggaggggcgggttacatgtagagtcctattaggattaggactagtctatctctaatgcaaaccggatacaagtccaggtcttaactccttgtaagataaatgttcctcatgcctttcctcttaaaccggcccaccattatcataaatcggcatgttgggccttgggccttgtcatccatctggaacacgcgccgggtcaccaatgagtcttcaggctcgtgaatcgtcataccagtgaaccgccaatcacgtaaaccgccaatcacgtaaaccgccaatcctctggcggtttaccaatgaaacgcctagttcGGCCGGGTTCTACTttcggccggtttacgccacggggtatatccccgacattagcccccaagtttagcttggatttattcatggtaaacttatgctgcaaaataaacacaagaacaaatttgacaggtcatgctccgggttaagaatttttgtaaaccggtacctgatcatccttaagtccttgttatttcctccttctg
This window contains:
- the LOC123132469 gene encoding glucose-6-phosphate 1-dehydrogenase, chloroplastic, translated to MAAVDLRFHLHPAAFSSVHPSNSSAKPHRHCPPQRIHAAARRCLLRAKSSNGHPQIGASFSDGALDAKPSGAGGPAPEQGEHTVSITVVGASGDLAKKKIFPALFALFYEDWLPEHFTIFGYARSKMSDEELRNMISMTLTCRIDQRANCSEKMDQFLKRCFYQSGQYNSEEGFCELDRKLTEKEAGKLPNRLFYLSIPPNIFVDVVRSASRTASLPSGSGWTRFIVEKPFGRDSESSGELTRSLKMYLEEEQIFRIDHYLGKELVENLSVLRFSNLVFQPLWSRDYIRNVQLIFSEDFGTEGRGRYFDNYGIIRDIMQNHLLQILALFAMETPVSLAAEDIRNEKVKVLRSMRKLKVEDVVVGQYKGHTRGEKSFPAYVDDPTVPNDSVTPTFAAAALFIDNARWDGVPFLMKAGKALHTRRAEIRVQFRRVPGNLYRGSVGADLDMATNELVLRVQPDEAIYLKINNKVPGLGMRLDSGNLNLFYSERYQREIPDAYERLLLDAMEGERRLFIRSDELDAAWAIFTPVLRELEDKRVAPELYPYGSRGPVGAHYLAANYNVRWGDISSDGSF